The Brachyhypopomus gauderio isolate BG-103 chromosome 1, BGAUD_0.2, whole genome shotgun sequence genome includes the window aacaaaaaatggACAAAACAATATTAACTAAAGTGGTAAAAGGAATCAATAGAACAAATCAAAGAATTAAACTAAAAtagtaaaaactaaaaatatacaAAGTCTCATGCTGTGTTAAAAGCCAATGAATTAAAGTGGGTTTAAAgatttgttttaaaaatgggcAGTGAAGGGGCTTGGCATATGGTGTCACATGCATCCCTGTAGGGAAGAGCAGGGCTGGCTTTGTAATTCACCGAATGATGGAaaatatttattacaaaaaaaaaaaaactactgtAAATCTCTGTAGATGCGTCTCCATGCGATGGTCTGTGTGAGGGTTCGAGTCCTCGCCCCCCATCCAGGATCAGCCACCAGACACGCATCACTGCCGAGCACTTCACGTTCCTCAATGTACTGGGCAAGGGAAGCTATGGCAAGGTAGAGTCTTCCCCTTCACGCGGCTCCCGCATCCTCCACACATGTACTGACTGTGTCTCTCTTCACTTCTCCTGACTATTCACttatcatttttacatgtctGTCCTTTTGCCCTACTATTGTTAAAtactatctgtgtgtgtgtgtgttttcctttcattcataTTTCTCTCCGTTGTTCCCTGCTCAGGTTTTTCTGGCAGAACTTAAGGGCAGTGAGGCTTGCTTTGCCGTGAAAGCCTTGAGAAAAGACGTGGTGCTGAAGAATGATAATGTAGAGTACACAATGGTGGAAAAGCGGGTGCTAACTCTGGCGTGGGACTGTCCCTTCCTTACGCATCTTTATTCCACCTTTCAGACCAAGGTAGTAAAGAACAAATGAAAGGTTATATTATACAGTTCCTCCACCTCTCAGTCAACAGTAATCGGATGTCCAGCAGGACTCTTTTGTATAGGCAGTAATTAACCACACCATTGTCACAACTGTTTACTGTACCTTATACTTCATGGAATCACTGTGGTATTTAGATGATTGTTGAGTCAGTAATTCTGCTTGTACTCATACCAAAGTGTTTATGGCATTGTCTGCATGTTAGGAACACTTGTTCTTCGTGATGGAGTACCTGAACGGAGGTGACCTGATGTTCCATTTGATGGAGAAAGGATGCTTTGACCTCGCCAGAGCCACgtgaggcaacacacacacacaatgatgttttttgtatgccttatataaatataaacgtaGGTCTGTGTAATTATAGTCCGGTCTGATGGCTCCTGGTTTGTTTCTTCTTTCCAGATTTTATGCAGCTGAAATTGTATGTGGACTGCAGTTCCTTCATGGAAAGGGCATCATctacaggtaacacacacaaacaaatctaTATGGACATTCTGTACTTTCACCTTTACTGTTCTTGTCTACTAAACCACACTTTTGCcacatttttgtatttctctcctGCATTAGGGATCTCAAGTTGGACAATGTGCTGCTAGACGGAGACGGTCACATAAAAATAGCAGATTTTGGCATGTGCAAAGAGAACGTCTTTGGAAACGATCTAGCCACAACATTCTGTGGGACACTATCCTACATTGCCCCTGAGGTATGAGATGGTATCAAATGAATTTGACATTGAATGTTCTCACCTGTAGCAATGTCAATGTAATTCAGTATgccctgaatgtgaatgtgtgtgtgtgtgtgtgtagatcctACTGGAGAAGCGGTATTCATTTTCAGTGGACTGGTGGTCATTCGGTGTGCTCCTATATGGGATGCTGCTTGGTCACCCTCCATTCGGTGGTGAAGATGAAGACGAGCTTTTAGAGTGCATCCGTAGGGGCCCAGTTTACTTCCCTCGCTCCATCACTGTGCCTGCCAAAAACATGCTAAAGCGAGTAAGCATGCACAAAACCACACCTgatgacacattaataatagtaaaaaaaataataataataaaataataataataataataataataataataatacttcacAACCAAGACATCAACGGAGAGATTTTGCACTTAAAAAGGAGACACACTGAGATATttctattatgaataatattcttgCTTTTGGTTTTCTTCCATGAACAAAGCTGTTAGAGCAAGACCCTTCTCATAGACTGGGTGTTGAGGGTAACATCCggtctcagtcattcttcaaGACTATTAACTGGTCTGctctggagaggagagaaatcGAACCTCCTTACAAGCCAAAAGTGGTATGAGCTTTCTTTCCATCTCTTTCCATTTCTTACAGTCCTctcattcctgttttttttttttacttttcatactGTATGCTTATAGAGCAAATTGCAAAAATACAGATACTGTTCATCATGTGATTTGCTTCCATTCTCCTCCAACCACAGACATCACCGAATGACTGTAGAAACTTTGACCAGGAGATGTTAGATCAGAAGCCCCTCCTGTCCCAGTGCGAGAAAGGTTTGGGTGACTCCATGGACCAAAGTGCCTTTGCTGGCTTTTCCTTCATCGACCAGCGCATGGAGCATCTCTTGCAGAAGTGATGGACAACCTGCTCCTACAACCTAAAAATGTGTGAATAAACTATACAGTCAGTGTTTTTATGTGTCACTGACTCTTCCTTCTCAAACTAAAACCTGTATTTTGGGCATGGATTTTAGACTACACCCAAGATCAGGGGTGATTCACAGAGGTGTCAACTGGCCATAACTGCTTTTCCAGGTTATTTATTCCATTTTAGGCAATATTTGATACACCCTTGCCAAATCCATGTAGATGTTTTGTTCCAGTAACCATTCATTATTGCAATTCAAAAACATTAGATAATCTCTCATTGATTGTGTCCATGAACACCACTGATAACACCTTTAGAGTATGTGGCACGGCAGAGTAAGGGTTtgtgacgcgggaggcggctgacggacgagacacgagtccgctGGTTCACTCACGGTCACTGTTTATTTTTAACACAAATAGCGCAGTAAGCGCACGAGAAacagtcacacatacacacacaacgtgcagactcaaacaacgacgagcacaagacactgcgcgaacgcacattaagtagacaaaccacataagtcccacgtgagtacgagacgagccacaggtgagacggatgatcacaagacgaccgaaattaacgaccgccgttaacgttgttaacggcccaccactaatatatatatatatatatccccccccaaaaaatgtcCTCGGATCTACACGGATCtcgcgtaggtcacccttttcaacttcaaaacggcgaatttcgccgaaaggtgacagattttcatgcctgatggTAGATGTGCGGAAGTGACTGATGTGTGGGTTTATGGGTGTGGTACATGTGTGGGTTTGGTAGATGTGTGGAAGTGACTGATGTGTGGGTTTATGGGTGTGGTACATGTGTGGGTTTGGCAGATGTGCGGAAGTGACTGATGTTTGGGTTTGGTAGATGTGTGGAAGTGACTGATGTGTGGGTTTATGGGTGTGGTACATGTGTGGGTTTGGTAGATGTGCGGAATTGACTGATGTGTGGGTTTATGGGTGTGGTACATGTGTGGGTTTGGTAGATGTGCGGAAGTGACTGATGTGTGGGTTTATGGGTGTGGTACATGTTTGGGTTTGACAGATGTGCGGAATTGACTGATGTGTGGTTTATGGGTGTGGAACATGTGCGGGTTTTGTATCCATGTGGCTTTTGCTCTGCCTTTTGCATCCCGTTGTCCATCCCCTTGTGTTCATACCATTGAGAAGCTGCTTCTGGACAAACCGAACAGCTGAGAAAGGAGAGGTGTGTCAGCCCTGTGACTGTGCTCTGCTGAAGCTACTGAAGACAACACACTCACGTTTCACTTACTGTAGTCACGAAACCAAAGACCACTGGGAAGAATGATCTAAAATGGAGCAGAACAGATTAATCATAATTCATCAGAGAGGACATTCTAATGCACCAACCTTCTCAACAATACAGAAACTGTCCCAGCTCATAAAATGGTGCTGATTAAAGCAGAGAATACTGTAGAATGTAGAGGATCGCATTAATCTGTTTTTGTTTAAACAAATAGACATGAACAAGTCTTTAGGACTTGTTTGTCATGGCTGCCTAGCTACACTGGTACACTGT containing:
- the LOC143514054 gene encoding protein kinase C delta type-like; translation: MRKNKTKTKQETDNTHGLKTPVINSVLDEPCEEHLPIDLDKIEVSLTTCTLDDAWKELLQVLLDETEDSYNPSLDASPCDGLCEGSSPRPPSRISHQTRITAEHFTFLNVLGKGSYGKVFLAELKGSEACFAVKALRKDVVLKNDNVEYTMVEKRVLTLAWDCPFLTHLYSTFQTKEHLFFVMEYLNGGDLMFHLMEKGCFDLARATFYAAEIVCGLQFLHGKGIIYRDLKLDNVLLDGDGHIKIADFGMCKENVFGNDLATTFCGTLSYIAPEILLEKRYSFSVDWWSFGVLLYGMLLGHPPFGGEDEDELLECIRRGPVYFPRSITVPAKNMLKRLLEQDPSHRLGVEGNIRSQSFFKTINWSALERREIEPPYKPKVTSPNDCRNFDQEMLDQKPLLSQCEKGLGDSMDQSAFAGFSFIDQRMEHLLQK